A part of Cydia strobilella chromosome 15, ilCydStro3.1, whole genome shotgun sequence genomic DNA contains:
- the LOC134747978 gene encoding ATP-binding cassette sub-family B member 10, mitochondrial isoform X1, with translation MLRLLVNFNVRISSRRTHVLFGLPIAKHSCHHCGHRLYFSHKAPVFRNYYERASHSRNGLFNTKTRYYSSQVEVKTKNEPIETSKVNSAITGSKKINVKLKPSELKRLFALAAPEKWTLTGAIGLLIISSSVTMAIPFSLGKVLDIIYSSTNDLAGAREKLDTLCLMLCGVFLIGGLCNFGRVYLMSISGQRMTQALRKQVFNAILRQEPAWFGKTSTGELVNRLSADTQLVGRNLSQNVSDGLRSLFMVGAGTGMMMYMSPSLAMVGLCVVPPVSVLAVIYGRFVRNITRQLQDSLAETSELAEEKISNIKTVKAFSKEQAEGESYAKRIEKLLQLAYKESLAVGSFYGLTGLSGNVIIILVLYYGGGMVATEQLTVGNLTSFLLYAAYVGISIGGLSSFYTELNKGMGAATRLWDIIDREPAIPTTGGLRPKERPKGEIILENVKFDYQGAPLLKGLNLHLHPGRSLALVGRSGCGKSTVASLILRLYDPVEGRILLDGVDIRELDPVWLRSHIGYVSQEPVLFSGSIKHNILYGSLDELEDSEELNETDKDKKMPAWLAAARTAHLHQLVRGGAGAGNGWSRSVGARGGQLSGGQKQRVAIARAIVKNPKILILDEATSALDTFSEYLVDKALKNISKDRTMLTIAHRLSTIQSADEVAVLDGGVIVEKGPYAELMAKQDGVFREIITHQRLSKKPQEATNVNGTVTNINGNIL, from the exons atgttacGACTGCTTGTAAATTTTAACGTTAGGATATCTAGTAGGCGTACACATGTATTGTTTGGTTTACCTATTGCCAAGCATTCGTGTCATCACTGCGGTCACAGGTTATATTTCTCTCACAAGGCCCCAGTCTTTAGGAATTATTACGAAAGGGCTTCGCACAGTAGAAATGGTTTATTTAATACGAAAACGAGGTATTATTCGAGCCAAGTGGAAGTTAAAACTAAGAACGAACCTATTGAAACGTCGAAAGTAAATTCTGCAATTACTGGGTctaagaaaataaatgtaaaattaaagcCTTCGGAATTGAAGCGATTATTTGCATTAGCAGCTCCGGAAAAATGGACTCTGActg GTGCTATTGGATTACTTATCATATCATCAAGTGTGACCATGGCCATCCCATTCTCGCTGGGTAAAGTCCTGGACATCATCTACAGCAGTACAAATGACCTGGCAGGAGCAAGAGAGAAACTTGACACACTCTGTTTGATGCTCTGTGGAGTATTTCTTATTGGAGGCTTATGTAACTTTGGAAGAGTGTATCTTATGTCAATAtcag GCCAGAGAATGACACAAGCTCTCCGTAAACAAGTTTTCAACGCAATATTGCGGCAGGAACCCGCATGGTTTGGTAAAACATCCACTGGTGAACTGGTGAATAGACTGTCGGCTGACACTCAGCTGGTGGGTCGCAACCTCAGCCAGAATGTCAGTGATGGCCTGAGGTCATTGTTTATGGTTGGAGCGGGGACTGGCATGATG ATGTATATGTCCCCATCGCTGGCGATGGTCGGTCTATGCGTGGTGCCGCCCGTGTCGGTGCTAGCCGTCATATACGGCCGCTTCGTGAGGAATATCACAAGGCAACTGCAGGACAGTTTAGCTGAGACTAGTGAG CTCGCCGAAGAGAAGATATCGAACATAAAAACAGTGAAAGCGTTCAGTAAAGAGCAGGCAGAGGGCGAGTCATACGCGAAGCGGATAGAGAAGCTTCTACAGCTAGCGTATAAGGAgtcgctcgccgtcggcagttTTTATGGACTG ACCGGTCTTTCTGGCAACGTGATAATCATCCTAGTCTTATACTACGGAGGCGGTATGGTTGCCACGGAACAATTGACAGTCGGCAACCTAACTTCCTTCCTGCTGTATGCGGCGTACGTCGGCATCAGTATAGGAGGGCTGAGCAGTTTCTACACGGAGCTGAATAAAGGAATGGGAGCTGCCACAAGACTGTGGGATATTATTGATAGGGAGCCGGCAATACCTACCACAG GAGGCCTAAGGCCCAAAGAGCGTCCAAAAGGCGAGATAATTCTAGAGAACGTTAAGTTCGACTACCAAGGCGCCCCGCTACTTAAAGGCCTAAACCTACATCTGCACCCAGGACGGTCTTTAGCCCTAGTCGGTCGGTCAGGGTGCGGGAAAAGCACTGTAGCATCACTCATATTGAGATTATATGACCCTGTGGAAGGCAGGATATTGCTTGATGGAGTGGATATTAGGGAGTTGGATCCTGTTTGGTTGAGGAGTCATATTGGTTACGTTAGTCAG gaaCCCGTGTTGTTTAGTGGATCAATAAAGCATAATATTTTATACGGATCGTTAGACGAATTAGAGGACTCCGAAGAACTAAATGAAACAGATAAAGATAAG aaaatgccaGCGTGGCTAGCAGCAGCGCGGACAGCACATCTACACCAGCTAGtccgcggcggcgccggcgccggcaacGGCTGGTCGCGCAGcgtcggcgcgcgcggcggaCAGCTCAGCGGCGGGCAGAAGCAGCGCGTCGCCATAGCACGCGCCATCGTCAAG AACCCAAAAATCCTTATCCTAGACGAAGCTACCTCAGCGTTAGATACGTTTTCCGAATACCTAGTCGATAAAGCACTGAAAAACATAAGCAAAGACCGTACCATGCTCACAATAGCGCATAGATTGAGCACTATACAGTCCGCCGACGAAGTAGCAGTTCTCGACGGCGGAGTGATTGtcgaaaagggaccttatgcAGAACTCATGGCCAAACAGGACGGCGTTTTCAGAGAAATCATCACGCATCAGCGATTATCGAAAAAGCCACAAGAAGCGACAAATGTTAATGGAACAGTCACAAATATTAATGGCAATATCTTATAA
- the LOC134747978 gene encoding ATP-binding cassette sub-family B member 10, mitochondrial isoform X2 gives MLRLLVNFNVRISSRRTHVLFGLPIAKHSCHHCGHRLYFSHKAPVFRNYYERASHSRNGLFNTKTRYYSSQVEVKTKNEPIETSKVNSAITGSKKINVKLKPSELKRLFALAAPEKWTLTGAIGLLIISSSVTMAIPFSLGKVLDIIYSSTNDLAGAREKLDTLCLMLCGVFLIGGLCNFGRVYLMSISGQRMTQALRKQVFNAILRQEPAWFGKTSTGELVNRLSADTQLVGRNLSQNVSDGLRSLFMVGAGTGMMIYMSPSLAMIGLYVVPPMSVLAVIYGHLVRNITRQLQDSFAETSELAEEKISNIKTVKAFSKEQAEGESYAKRIEKLLQLAYKESLAVGSFYGLTGLSGNVIIILVLYYGGGMVATEQLTVGNLTSFLLYAAYVGISIGGLSSFYTELNKGMGAATRLWDIIDREPAIPTTGGLRPKERPKGEIILENVKFDYQGAPLLKGLNLHLHPGRSLALVGRSGCGKSTVASLILRLYDPVEGRILLDGVDIRELDPVWLRSHIGYVSQEPVLFSGSIKHNILYGSLDELEDSEELNETDKDKKMPAWLAAARTAHLHQLVRGGAGAGNGWSRSVGARGGQLSGGQKQRVAIARAIVKNPKILILDEATSALDTFSEYLVDKALKNISKDRTMLTIAHRLSTIQSADEVAVLDGGVIVEKGPYAELMAKQDGVFREIITHQRLSKKPQEATNVNGTVTNINGNIL, from the exons atgttacGACTGCTTGTAAATTTTAACGTTAGGATATCTAGTAGGCGTACACATGTATTGTTTGGTTTACCTATTGCCAAGCATTCGTGTCATCACTGCGGTCACAGGTTATATTTCTCTCACAAGGCCCCAGTCTTTAGGAATTATTACGAAAGGGCTTCGCACAGTAGAAATGGTTTATTTAATACGAAAACGAGGTATTATTCGAGCCAAGTGGAAGTTAAAACTAAGAACGAACCTATTGAAACGTCGAAAGTAAATTCTGCAATTACTGGGTctaagaaaataaatgtaaaattaaagcCTTCGGAATTGAAGCGATTATTTGCATTAGCAGCTCCGGAAAAATGGACTCTGActg GTGCTATTGGATTACTTATCATATCATCAAGTGTGACCATGGCCATCCCATTCTCGCTGGGTAAAGTCCTGGACATCATCTACAGCAGTACAAATGACCTGGCAGGAGCAAGAGAGAAACTTGACACACTCTGTTTGATGCTCTGTGGAGTATTTCTTATTGGAGGCTTATGTAACTTTGGAAGAGTGTATCTTATGTCAATAtcag GCCAGAGAATGACACAAGCTCTCCGTAAACAAGTTTTCAACGCAATATTGCGGCAGGAACCCGCATGGTTTGGTAAAACATCCACTGGTGAACTGGTGAATAGACTGTCGGCTGACACTCAGCTGGTGGGTCGCAACCTCAGCCAGAATGTCAGTGATGGCCTGAGGTCATTGTTTATGGTTGGAGCGGGGACTGGCATGATG ATCTATATGTCACCATCGCTAGCGATGATCGGTCTATACGTGGTGCCGCCCATGTCAGTGCTAGCCGTCATATACGGCCACTTAGTGAGGAATATCACGAGGCAACTGCAGGACAGTTTCGCAGAGACTAGTGAG CTCGCCGAAGAGAAGATATCGAACATAAAAACAGTGAAAGCGTTCAGTAAAGAGCAGGCAGAGGGCGAGTCATACGCGAAGCGGATAGAGAAGCTTCTACAGCTAGCGTATAAGGAgtcgctcgccgtcggcagttTTTATGGACTG ACCGGTCTTTCTGGCAACGTGATAATCATCCTAGTCTTATACTACGGAGGCGGTATGGTTGCCACGGAACAATTGACAGTCGGCAACCTAACTTCCTTCCTGCTGTATGCGGCGTACGTCGGCATCAGTATAGGAGGGCTGAGCAGTTTCTACACGGAGCTGAATAAAGGAATGGGAGCTGCCACAAGACTGTGGGATATTATTGATAGGGAGCCGGCAATACCTACCACAG GAGGCCTAAGGCCCAAAGAGCGTCCAAAAGGCGAGATAATTCTAGAGAACGTTAAGTTCGACTACCAAGGCGCCCCGCTACTTAAAGGCCTAAACCTACATCTGCACCCAGGACGGTCTTTAGCCCTAGTCGGTCGGTCAGGGTGCGGGAAAAGCACTGTAGCATCACTCATATTGAGATTATATGACCCTGTGGAAGGCAGGATATTGCTTGATGGAGTGGATATTAGGGAGTTGGATCCTGTTTGGTTGAGGAGTCATATTGGTTACGTTAGTCAG gaaCCCGTGTTGTTTAGTGGATCAATAAAGCATAATATTTTATACGGATCGTTAGACGAATTAGAGGACTCCGAAGAACTAAATGAAACAGATAAAGATAAG aaaatgccaGCGTGGCTAGCAGCAGCGCGGACAGCACATCTACACCAGCTAGtccgcggcggcgccggcgccggcaacGGCTGGTCGCGCAGcgtcggcgcgcgcggcggaCAGCTCAGCGGCGGGCAGAAGCAGCGCGTCGCCATAGCACGCGCCATCGTCAAG AACCCAAAAATCCTTATCCTAGACGAAGCTACCTCAGCGTTAGATACGTTTTCCGAATACCTAGTCGATAAAGCACTGAAAAACATAAGCAAAGACCGTACCATGCTCACAATAGCGCATAGATTGAGCACTATACAGTCCGCCGACGAAGTAGCAGTTCTCGACGGCGGAGTGATTGtcgaaaagggaccttatgcAGAACTCATGGCCAAACAGGACGGCGTTTTCAGAGAAATCATCACGCATCAGCGATTATCGAAAAAGCCACAAGAAGCGACAAATGTTAATGGAACAGTCACAAATATTAATGGCAATATCTTATAA